The genomic DNA TTACCTTGATCAGATTCCGGAATTGGCTTATACGAAGCGACGTTCTCCTCGTCTTTCACTTGGGCCCCATCTATATTGAGATGGTTTTTCCGTGGCTCCGTCATGATGAATTGGTTACTTGCAGAACCGGTTTCACAATCGCGGTTGAGAAAGCTCTCTCTTTCACTGTACTATATAATTAAGGTACTTGCACCATCAAATTATCTTTCACCGCACAACTCGCGTTGCATCGACCATCTGTTGAGTGAGTGAACTGAACGAGAAGAATGATTCGCCCGCCACGCCCTCGTTCCATTCATTCATAGTTCCGAGTTCCGGTGATTTTCCGTCATTAGTTTATGATACAATTCTTATAATAGAAAGAGATAGTAATATTacagaaatatataaaaatctatAGTAAAACAtccattattataataagtaatgtaatttcatgataaaataaaaactgttcaacaatttttttaacagcttttaatgttttttttaacttcaaacaaaaaaaatcaagtacTACAATAATTGCTTTGTCTTTCTTCAAAAATAACTATGGGTTTAGTTGTTGTAAAAAAGGCAAGACTTATCAATCAGCTGTTAAACGTCGAAATGCTAAAATGGGTTAGGTAGgtttaattttagaaaaaatactTCAATGGAAGTGCAGGATTCCTTAAATATACTGGCTTCCTAGTAACGGCAAGCTTTCAATTATGAGATCCATTTTAGTGATATTTCTTGCGTgacataattttaatagaaatgtATTGAGATGAATACTTATTAAACATATAAACAGTTCCATTTCTTATGTATCTTCCTGTACAATCGTGACAATGAGTTCTACTCCACaaccaccgccgccgccgccgccgctaccGTTAATCCCAGATTCGCCAAAAACTCCGCCACCATACATCTCTCCTTACACCAACCAAGATGTTTGTAAGTGGGAGACAAAATATCAAGATTTATGGGAAGCCTGCGCGAAGTACAAGCTCTGTCTCTATGAGCCTccttataaatacaaatacaagcAATTTGAGCCTATTATGCAAGTAGGACCCACTTGCGGTCTTGTTGCTCTATCCATGTTGGTTAATGGAGAAGTTTCACCGGATGAAATACTAAACATATCAAAGCTGGAAGGATATACCAGCAATGGAGAGATGTTCAGTTGCAAGAACATGGTAAAATTGGCCGAGAAGGTGCTGAGTTTAGCAGAAATTGAAAATGTTAGTTTTAATTTGAAGACTGGAGGCCTGTTTAGTGAGGATATTATTGAGAAATTATTGAACGGCGCTGTACTGTTAGTTCCGTATCCttttcatataaaaacaaaataattttctctAAATATTAGTGTGTAAATGATGTCTTATCATTTTTCCAATTTCTTTAACTTCCGTGACACCAGTTATGATGCAGACTGCAACCACTCTCCCTGTCAACGGCACGGCCATACCGCTCATTGGGCCCTCATCTGTGGAGTTCTTCTAATCAACAACTCTGCAGATGCACACAAATCTGACCCCAGTAATGTTTATGTCTTCTCAAGACATGGTAAATCCAGATATGTTGCTGCGTGGAGACTGGATCAATTAGAACTCAGCAATAAGAATTTACAACAGTTTTCACCAAAAAAAGAAGGAGATGGGCTAATGTATGTGTTGCCAGATGGTGGAATAGGGGGACAAAATGGACTACGGGACCAGTTTTTGGTATTTGAGGGTTTACAATGAACTAAACGAGACTGGAAATAACTAGATTTAATATggttcaacttcaactttatggttatATGGCAACCGGTAATATGGTTCTATGTTGAATAATATGATAATACCAAAGGGTATTCTTTCTCTGTCTTAATGattctgattgtccaaaaaagtaagatgattctgtgcttcagagggcatattaagcagttggtcccggctattggctgTAAAAACGGCTCCACctacctgcagtggagcagcatgatggagtttgctccatacctcctccagttaattaaggggaggcctgtacccagtgTCATTAatcattatgttatgtttttgtgaTAAATGTTGCTGCATAATGATTAGTTCACAGTTTCTTAATCAATGTATCTTATACAATGTTAGTATTTCTAATAATTAATAAGCACAATATCTACTTTGAGCTCTCAGATCAATAATTGGGTAAGATCCTAAATGTTAACATTAGTAATGTTCATTGTCCAAAATGTTGAACAAAACTGAATTCTCGCTTGGTactattttatataaatgttcactgttcttattattatactattttattaaacagattttATGAATTGTTAGTATGTAAGAGaagtgataaataaaataagtgttcattttaatgtaaaatttttatttgtacaataaatacaaaccaTACTTgcaaattatgataatataaataatctCATCACTTACTTAAAAATATCGTAAGGAAATTTTATGACATTACAGTCAGTTCAAGatagaaataattaaatacattcttGGGTATGAAACTATTGCACAGAATTCATCTGCttggaaagaaaaaataaaataaattgacacACGCTACAATGgtgaagaaaataaaagtaatatatttttgtactaaattatttaacttaaaaagAACCTTCTTTATTTATTCTAAATGAATTCATAAGTTTGTTTGGCCATTTTAATGGTCACAACATCTTGTGATGATTCATGAtagacaaattaatattttacaaaaataacattacaaattaaaatataatatttccgATAATGGCATTTTATTTgccaaaataatacaatttaattgaataatTGCCGAAGCAACCAGTCAGAAGCTATGAGATCAAATCatataaacaaaatttattaaTACATCGTAATCGTAACCTTGGAACCTAATCCAAtacatttttgtaataaattgaaACATGCGGTCGGCTAGGCCTCTAGACGCGGGATTTGAgcttctttttgttttaattgctaTCCCACACTACAGATTTCGTAGGGTacacatttatatcattttggGGTGAATATTTCGTCACCtagttattcattttttttcatcgttCATCTAGATATTCCTGCCAATCAATGCAACTGAGTAGTAGTAACTCACCCCTTATTCAATAGCTCTGCttctcataatttatttaaaataatgacaTAAACATGAATACTTTTGTGTTTAGATTAAACATTACCATACATAAAGCATTATTTCAACCCTATTCCTAACTTTCGTACAACCAGACCGTACCAACAACAACTTTACACAGACTAtttttaactattattatttttgtgccGTTCCATCACTTTCAACACAAAGCATTTAATACAAAAAGAAGTTTCCATGACAAGActagatataattatataatatatgtttagtATGCATTGAATAGGTTTAGTTTGAAATACAATGATATTGTTGACATAGGAATATAAAACGAAAATCCCACCAAGAAATAGGGTAGTTGCCACTAGTCACGTGTTCCTGTTGCAATTTTCTTCTTACtcctagatggcgctgtaactAATTAATGTTTCAACGAATTTCTATTCAGTTTTCACATTTGGCTGTCAATTTGTGTCTATTTTCAACGTATAGTTTTTGACACTTACCAACTACCTTACTGTCAGACTATGGAGCTTATCAATTTGGTTTTCCATTCCTTTTGGATACACTTTTTACATTCCTATGTCCATATAGCAGAACTTTATAATATACATCTCTAAGTACCAGTTGATAAACATTGATTATCACAAGAATGACTGAAACTGAATCAGATACTCACATTCTAAGATACCAATTTCAACTCCCAAGAATTCTAGAGTTGCAATTTTAGATTCAAATTcgtttttcagttttttatatCTCTCAGTTTCAAGCCATCAAGGAATcccaatatttaatataattattattaggtaggtaggtatattaacaTTAGAAAGGGTTATATGAATATTGAATACCATTTAGATTCAGCCATAAAATGGTTgctaattattttcaaaatggtTACCAGGTTAAGCGGAACATTGAAATATACCAACTGGACTATGTTAACATATCTTACGTCTAACAGCATATCTACGATATAAAAATTTATTACTTCGAAAAAGCGTACACGAATTACGCGACTATTGTCcaattatattatttgtgaGATGTACAGGGTTGCTGATTCCTCAATATATTACCTAAAAGTACATTGTCATTCATACTAgcagaaataattaaaaattaaagacCAATAAAACtggtataaaaaaatctactcTTATCAAACGGCAACACAGGGCTGTATGTGTTGCCATTAAAGACGTTTTCTATCAAGATTGCAGTTTTAGGACTAAAGATAATTTTGTATCTATTGCCTCATCCCGGACACTTCCTACAAAATACCTTGTTTTAcagagacactacacattggcgtcGTACCCGCGGTAACCCGCGCATTTGTGCGTAAaacatctgacgcccatacgattggagactaacgtaagaccgagggggtgtgaggtaaacctagctcagccgctagtggggagcggagagttgccgttctatgcgaagtattattccttattctatactatCGGCATAAAACTGACATAGTAGAGAGTATTTTTCAGTTATTTCATACGGGACAATGCTGACAATAGTGCCGTTGGTAACCACCAACTACATTttgacttaatttgacaggactaaacgAATTCTAGCTATTTCTTTCTAGTTCTTATGGTAAATAAAATATGGCGctagtttaagagctgtcaaataCAAATTAGATTAAGTTTGTGACCAACCAAATACGCACTATTCTAGAACGTTCCTTCAGGTAATATAATGTTAAACAGTCACCCTGCGTACAAACATTTGCGTAGGTACTCGCAGGCCTTCCATACATTTTTCTAAGCCCTAGTTTAAACTACCATATAACAGTTATAACTTAGCTGGGCAACTATAAGTTAGGCCCGATACAAAAAGTTCATTCTGAGCCGAGTACATAATGTACTAGGTACCATAGCATACTAACGTGAGTATATAATGTGGACTTTGGCACATCATTTACTATGAATAGGTGatgttatttgtaaaaatatttggaaGGCCTTGCTTAATGAATGGCCGATGGATTTCGACTCTAGTtaggttaaaaaaaacaaatatctcaaaaacaaaAGTCGGCAAAAGAAAAGTTACAATTCATTATTCGATCAAAATGGTAACAACGGCACAACGAATGTGTCCAATgttgctattattattatataaaataatactaacGAGCAGAGTCGATTTCCTACGGCAACACTTTAGGCCAACTGACATTAGGACATCTAACTTGTGACAATAAAGTTCCTGGGTTTATGTCTGTGAGCAATTCCAACTAGGTATGATAAGTTGAAAAAACTGGGATTTTAAGCTTCTATGCTGAACTGGAAGTGAATTAAaatcatagaacacgttcagctgcatGTTTTCCCGGCCATTACGTACAATCCGacggattgtgtcctttctagcATGATGGACAATCATTAATAACGATCATaacttaggacttcgtatgtCTCTGATTACTCTGCTCTGCTCTGTACACCCCATTAGGAttacgtgagtttatgtatgtataagtaacTAAAATTTTATTCCTTGACCGCATACACACATGAATTGATAAGTGACGCAttgtttcttttctatttttcaaatttgttttttttttcaaatggtTGAGTGACTTTTGCCAACAGGACATGTCGAGCTTGTTGCTATttgtcatgttattttttttcagtAGATGTCCAACGTGTAAGAAGGTCGAAGTGTGACGAGTCCGCGCTTCGAAAGAAATCCCGCGGAAACAGCGTTAGTGTCGCATTGAAGCTAATTCcagcagacaccatctaattttattttaaattatacccgtcattttcttataagccgaaaaggaaagggacgcatgattgacggctgttaattttaaaatgaattaatgaaccgggcgaatcaaatacgTATCTCGCtcgtatgcaacccgtttgatgtgtgctgtcaagttaattctgtcgggttattagccgatacaaaaatttaaaagggttgttttagatttctacctaaaattgagatatgttccttaaattttacgcctgtcgCTTACCCGTCCCTtactttttcagcggataagaaaatgagaggtataacttaaaataaaattagatggtgtgtacaggagtTATCACCAGTATCTTCatggaattattatgacttgtcatttagtttcATTTAAATCCACGGGACTCCTTTCGTGAGCGTAGTCTACCTACATTATTCGCACAGCCACTTATTTAACCGAGTAACACATATAACTATCCTAGAGTAGACATATTGTAAGTTGAGAGTACAATAGTTATCCTATGATATCATACGACAGTCTATGGTGCGCGCCTGTCGACTTAAGATGCCCCAAAGATGTTAGGAGTTTCTCAGAGAAATTATTAACGGGAGTTGCCAAGCACACGCTTTGCTCTCTGCCGAAGTACATGACCGATGCgttcgtgttttgttatttatgtcatggttttgttttgttatgcGTTTGGTCTTAGACATTGATTTTTGTACATGTATACTTTACCTTCGCAAAAAGTGGCAGAAAATATGTAATGTAAAGCTAGCCTAAACACAACTCTCGTGTATAACTTCTCTGAGAAGGGGGGTTACTGGCTAAGGAAAATGGGAGAAgggattattttattattaattattttttgcttttttattattgttacacGATAAACTGACCAACTGACAAATTTAATATTCTAGTGTTGAAGAATGATGTACTGACTAGTCAAGACGATAAAATTTGAGAGTTGaagtagatattttcaattttttttttgtttttttttaatattgtcagaatacttattagtttttttttatttctctctccctctctctttaTGTTTCTTTCTAGTGAGCACTGATgagtcaataaaattaaaaaaagatgtGAAAATAATACCAATATTCTCCTATTTCGCTTAGGCAATAACCCTGAGtcgaaataaaatcaaatgtcGAAGAAGTGGCTCGGAATAAATTTCGAATGGGCACGTTAGATGGAGCCACTTATCAAATCTCATATCGAAATTAATTTCGTTGATGTTAAAGTCTATTTGAGTAACCCCTACCTATATTAAAAAGGGTATAAAGTGTTAAGCTTTCAGCAAAGGAcgttaaagattattttttgggattggatttatattatttttatttagtaatatacttttttattttttctctctctcttacaCGTTTTTAGATATACAAAATGTTTTCTAGCTCATATATACTTACTACTCGAGCTTttgtatatgaataaaataatttgaggGGAAAAAAAATTTACTGcgcttcataaaaaaaaaacatatggcAATCCCTGTTTTTTAGGATAGCGGGATTATAAATTGGCGTCCTATAcggatttaattttatatagaagctcattaaaatgataaaatacttGTTTTAGACATACTTgatcaatataatatatagagtCCGCGCCGTAAATGAAGTCCCGCGGCCACGGCTCTTGCGTCGCAGTATCTGCATAgatttattatgacttgtcatttagttccaccgaaatccgcgggacttgtTTGATGGCGCGGACTCTACATTTAAACTAGAAAAATGCTACTATagacactttttttttgtttttggcatAATGAACTAtcgaaaatatttataaaacattactGTCGAAATCAAATGTACTTTACTAACAGCGGAAACAATTTCATTAGAAAATTGGAAGctagattattatttaattttggaaTATATTTTCATGAAATAAAGCTTAACAAAATCAAGACCACGCAGAAAAACTACcgctcaattaaaaaaaaagaaaaaaaaaacgtcagcAACAATCTCCTTTGCCTTAAAAAAACTGCATTTACGAATCACAGATTAAAAAACCGCTCTACCGCGACCCTACACTGATATGTGCCGactaattttgtgaaaaaaaaaatcggtatatCTATACACCGATAGGTACGAACTATCTTACATACAAACTGGAAATGTCACGAACCATTATATCTCGATATACGTTGAATACACGAGCTAAGACGACAAATACATATTACATACACCTAAACATGAATGACTATGATGATATAGTTAACGTTACTTGAGCTTTTATTATGTAGCTTGAATTGTCTATAATAGTATGAAGCTAATAGCTGAAATAGTACTCTAACCAAGGTACATAATAAAAGCTATCTATGCGCTAATAAAATCATGGCAGcgtataataaatattgtaaattaaaaaaaaaacagacgcGAACAGCAATTCATTCTATtacatttgaaaaaagaattacACACATCTTTAATAgacggatttaaaaaaa from Pectinophora gossypiella chromosome 18, ilPecGoss1.1, whole genome shotgun sequence includes the following:
- the LOC126374878 gene encoding UPF0692 protein CG33108: MSSTPQPPPPPPPLPLIPDSPKTPPPYISPYTNQDVCKWETKYQDLWEACAKYKLCLYEPPYKYKYKQFEPIMQVGPTCGLVALSMLVNGEVSPDEILNISKLEGYTSNGEMFSCKNMVKLAEKVLSLAEIENVSFNLKTGGLFSEDIIEKLLNGAVLLVPYDADCNHSPCQRHGHTAHWALICGVLLINNSADAHKSDPSNVYVFSRHGKSRYVAAWRLDQLELSNKNLQQFSPKKEGDGLMYVLPDGGIGGQNGLRDQFLVFEGLQ